A stretch of Flavobacterium sp. N2270 DNA encodes these proteins:
- a CDS encoding ExbD/TolR family protein, whose translation MKLGKNKNKVSTEFNMSSMTDIVFLLLIFFMITSTMVTTNALDLVLPKGKGKTDSNKNLAVSIDKDLQFFIDKDKVDEAQLESQLLSLMENQEQKAIILRAEKSVPHEKVVYVMDIAYRNGMKMVVAVNPK comes from the coding sequence ATGAAGTTAGGTAAAAATAAAAATAAAGTATCTACTGAATTCAACATGTCTTCTATGACGGATATTGTTTTCTTGTTACTAATTTTTTTCATGATAACTTCAACGATGGTTACTACTAATGCTTTAGATTTAGTTTTACCTAAAGGAAAAGGTAAAACCGATAGTAATAAAAATTTAGCGGTTAGTATAGATAAAGATTTACAATTTTTTATAGATAAAGATAAAGTTGATGAGGCTCAGTTAGAGTCTCAGCTTTTGTCTTTAATGGAAAATCAAGAACAAAAAGCTATTATTTTGAGAGCAGAAAAATCTGTTCCACATGAAAAAGTGGTTTATGTAATGGATATTGCTTACAGAAATGGTATGAAAATGGTTGTAGCTGTAAATCCAAAATAA
- a CDS encoding energy transducer TonB, which produces MSFLETPEEKKSFTITSILFVILFLLFTFLGLTYMDPPPENGIAVNFGTSDVGQGEIQPTEPIKTAPTLSVSEPVTSSEENTLTQDNESPVVVTPKNNTKPKTNTPKEQPKTKAETPKIPSKSTSNALDALINGEPKDGKDNGGHGDDGLPGDKGNPNGSIYANSFYGSGSGSGNGSGNGTGWGLAGRKLSGNTKKVQDCNESGTVVVKIWVNRNGNVIKAERTQGTTNTNPCLVNPALETARTFKWQADSNAPETQIGFVVVNFKLGE; this is translated from the coding sequence ATGAGCTTTTTAGAAACACCAGAAGAAAAAAAATCATTTACTATTACAAGTATATTATTTGTAATACTCTTTCTATTGTTTACTTTTTTAGGGTTAACTTATATGGATCCGCCACCTGAAAACGGTATCGCTGTTAATTTTGGAACAAGTGATGTAGGTCAAGGGGAAATACAACCTACAGAACCTATTAAAACTGCACCAACGCTATCAGTAAGTGAACCTGTAACTTCTAGTGAAGAAAATACGCTGACTCAAGATAACGAATCACCTGTTGTAGTTACACCTAAAAATAACACAAAACCTAAAACCAATACTCCTAAAGAGCAACCTAAAACAAAAGCAGAAACACCAAAGATTCCATCTAAGTCTACCAGTAATGCTCTTGATGCGTTAATTAATGGAGAGCCAAAAGATGGAAAAGATAATGGTGGGCATGGTGACGATGGTTTACCTGGTGATAAAGGTAATCCAAACGGAAGTATTTATGCGAATAGTTTTTATGGAAGTGGATCAGGTTCTGGGAATGGTTCTGGAAATGGGACAGGCTGGGGTTTAGCCGGTAGAAAGTTATCAGGAAATACCAAAAAAGTACAAGATTGCAATGAATCGGGTACTGTTGTTGTAAAAATATGGGTTAACAGAAATGGAAATGTTATAAAAGCAGAACGTACGCAAGGGACTACAAATACAAATCCTTGTTTGGTTAATCCGGCTTTAGAAACGGCTAGAACATTTAAATGGCAAGCAGATTCAAATGCACCAGAAACTCAAATAGGTTTTGTTGTGGTTAATTTTAAGCTTGGCGAATAA
- the nhaD gene encoding sodium:proton antiporter NhaD, whose amino-acid sequence MEILLITIFVLGYVAIAMEHTFKIDKLIPALGMMAILWALIAVNHLEVFEILPGVGKESHHVEGVLLHHLGKTAEILFFLMGAMTIVEIVDYFDGFSTIKSFIKTKSKGKLLWLFTILAFVLSAIIDNLTATIVLITILQKIIKDREVRLWFAGLIVIAANAGGAWSPIGDVTTTMLWIANKVSAAQLIEHVLLPSILCFAVPTFIASRMKIFKGFIEPEVEEEKSTDKYSAIMFYLGLGSILFVPVFKTITHLPPYVGMMLSLAVVAAVAEFLSNRKFTLGEATSEGGHHSPVHKSLSKIEMPSILFFLGILMAVAALESLGMLFDFAGTLEANVPYLGTEHSSTKISDLVVLLLGVGSAVIDNVPLVAASIGMFQIGMDEPAWHFIAYSAGTGGSILIIGSAAGVVAMGMEKIDFMWYLKNIGWLALVGFLAGSAGFIILRDFLLNAAH is encoded by the coding sequence ATGGAAATTCTATTAATTACAATATTTGTTCTTGGTTATGTTGCAATAGCTATGGAACACACTTTTAAAATTGACAAATTAATTCCTGCTTTAGGAATGATGGCAATTTTATGGGCATTAATAGCTGTAAATCATTTGGAAGTTTTTGAGATTCTTCCTGGTGTTGGAAAAGAAAGCCATCATGTAGAAGGTGTTTTGTTACATCATTTAGGAAAAACAGCCGAGATTTTATTTTTCCTTATGGGAGCTATGACTATTGTTGAAATTGTTGATTATTTTGATGGTTTTTCTACTATTAAATCATTTATTAAAACTAAAAGTAAAGGAAAGTTACTTTGGTTGTTTACTATTTTGGCATTTGTACTTTCAGCAATTATCGACAATTTAACAGCAACAATTGTATTAATTACAATTTTACAAAAAATCATAAAAGACAGAGAAGTGCGTCTGTGGTTTGCTGGATTAATTGTAATTGCAGCTAATGCAGGTGGTGCTTGGTCTCCAATCGGAGATGTTACTACAACAATGCTTTGGATTGCAAATAAAGTTTCTGCAGCGCAATTAATTGAGCACGTATTGTTGCCTTCTATTTTATGTTTTGCAGTTCCTACATTTATTGCTTCTCGAATGAAGATATTTAAAGGTTTTATTGAGCCAGAAGTTGAAGAAGAGAAATCTACTGATAAATATAGTGCAATAATGTTCTACTTAGGTTTGGGCTCAATTCTATTTGTACCTGTATTTAAAACAATAACACATTTACCACCTTATGTAGGAATGATGTTGTCTTTAGCGGTAGTAGCTGCTGTAGCAGAGTTTTTAAGTAATAGAAAATTTACATTAGGTGAAGCTACTTCAGAAGGCGGACATCATTCGCCTGTTCATAAGTCGCTATCAAAAATTGAAATGCCAAGTATTTTGTTCTTTTTAGGAATTTTAATGGCTGTTGCAGCTTTAGAATCTCTGGGAATGTTATTTGACTTTGCAGGAACTTTAGAAGCTAATGTTCCTTACCTTGGTACTGAACATTCTTCTACAAAAATTTCTGATTTAGTAGTTTTATTGTTAGGAGTAGGTTCAGCAGTAATCGATAATGTACCATTAGTTGCAGCAAGTATTGGAATGTTTCAAATTGGAATGGATGAACCAGCATGGCATTTTATTGCTTATTCAGCTGGTACTGGAGGTAGTATCTTAATTATAGGTTCTGCTGCAGGTGTTGTTGCAATGGGAATGGAAAAAATTGACTTCATGTGGTATTTAAAAAATATTGGATGGTTAGCGTTAGTTGGTTTCTTGGCAGGCTCTGCAGGTTTTATCATTTTAAGAGATTTTTTACTAAACGCTGCTCATTAA
- a CDS encoding MotA/TolQ/ExbB proton channel family protein has translation MNIFLQADSLAVASQILPEDTQPVEQTLSIWSLLTSGGAGGIAIMIVLFLLLFMALFLYFERIMAINKASKIDSSFMNNIKLHISSGKIDAAKMLCAQTNSPVARLIEKGISRIGKPLEDINTAIENAGNLELYKLEKNTSMLATISGAGPMIGFLGTVLGMILAFHKMASGGGQIEVGALAEGIYTAMTTTVVGLVVGIIAYMGYNHLVVKTNKIVNQMEANAVEFLDLLNEPV, from the coding sequence ATGAATATATTTCTTCAAGCAGATAGTTTAGCTGTAGCAAGTCAAATTTTACCAGAAGACACACAACCAGTTGAACAAACTTTATCAATTTGGTCCTTACTTACAAGTGGTGGAGCAGGTGGTATAGCAATAATGATTGTTTTGTTCTTGTTGTTATTTATGGCTTTATTTCTTTATTTTGAGAGAATTATGGCAATCAATAAAGCAAGTAAAATTGACTCTAGCTTTATGAATAATATTAAGTTACATATTTCTTCAGGAAAAATAGATGCAGCAAAAATGTTATGTGCTCAAACAAATTCACCAGTCGCTCGTTTAATTGAAAAAGGAATTTCTCGCATTGGAAAACCTTTAGAAGATATTAATACTGCAATTGAAAACGCAGGTAATCTTGAATTGTATAAGTTAGAAAAAAACACAAGTATGTTGGCTACTATTTCTGGAGCCGGACCTATGATTGGTTTCTTAGGAACAGTACTTGGTATGATTCTTGCTTTTCATAAAATGGCTAGCGGAGGTGGGCAAATTGAAGTTGGTGCTCTTGCCGAAGGTATTTATACTGCAATGACTACAACAGTAGTTGGTCTTGTCGTTGGTATCATTGCTTATATGGGTTATAATCACTTAGTTGTTAAAACAAATAAGATTGTTAACCAAATGGAAGCTAATGCAGTTGAGTTTTTAGATTTATTAAACGAACCAGTATAA